From Triticum aestivum cultivar Chinese Spring chromosome 4A, IWGSC CS RefSeq v2.1, whole genome shotgun sequence, a single genomic window includes:
- the LOC123083309 gene encoding chaperone protein ClpB1 has protein sequence MSSWSGLAFVVASAVTGSAVTLAASAFYDLYFQRSYAFDIMPPDLSPGSRYIYTRAQNNDKAERAITTCSVLSALDAGRADPVVGRDDEIDRVVCILCRRTKNCAALVGAAGVGKTAIVEGLAQRIAAGNVPDVLAGARILELDMGAVVAGTRWRGMFEERLKDAIKHAEEAGGKVILFIDELHMIVGAGDKGGPMDAANILKPALARGRIRCVGATTCEEYHKYIQTDAALERRFQKVVVEEPSVQGTITILKGLKQRYQEHHGLKIQDDALVAAAQLAARYITGRQFPDKAIDLIDEACSTAKVHFDKQKVENNMISSIFAPKELTVGPDHIAQVVSRCTRIPLTTLGQEEKEKLVHLAEKLHERVVGQDEAVNLVAQAVLRSRVGFGRSSRPIGSFLFLGPLGVGKTELAKALAERIFDNEKALIRFDMSEYAESGSVSRLIGGPRSYEEGGQLTEKVKRCPYSIVLFDQVDKADPSIFKVFSQLLDDGMLTDGKGHVVDFKNTIIIMTSTLGAEQLTTRMGIENTVKAGRGLLMEQVQKRLKPELIDRLSEVVIFEPLSHDELKEIVKIQMKDVIATVANKGVSLFITDAALDVIWSESYHLVNGARPMRRWVEKNVTTVLSNMLVNGEACEGSRISIDAADVNRGLRYHVLKKQASTDP, from the exons ATGTCGTCGTGGTCAGGCCTCGCCTTCGTCGTAGCCTCCGCCGTCACGGGCAGTGCCGTGACGCTGGCGGCGTCGGCGTTCTACGACCTCTACTTCCAGCGCTCGTACGCCTTCGACATCATGCCCCCGGATCTGTCCCCTGGGAGCCGGTACATCTACACCCGCGCCCAGAACAACGACAAGGCTGAGCGGGCCATCACCACGTGCAGTGTCCTCAGCGCCTTGGACGCCGGCAGGGCTGATCCGGTCGTTGGCCGCGACGACGAGATCGACCGCGTCGTCTGTATCCTGTGCCGCCGCACCAAGAACTGTGCGGCGCTTGTCGGTGCTGCGGGGGTCGGTAAGACGGCCATCGTTGAGGGCCTCGCCCAACGCATCGCCGCCGGGAACGTCCCGGACGTGCTGGCAGGAGCGCGCATCCTGGAGCTCGACATGGGGGCGGTTGTCGCCGGGACACGCTGGCGTGGCATGTTCGAGGAGCGCTTGAAAGACGCCATCAAGCATGCGGAGGAGGCGGGAGGCAAGGTGATCCTCTTCATTGATGAGTTGCACATGATTGTTGGCGCCGGCGATAAAGGAGGCCCCATGGACGCCGCCAATATCCTCAAGCCAGCATTAGCCCGCGGCCGCATCCGTTGTGTGGGTGCTACCACTTGCGAAGAGTACCACAAGTATATCCAGACGGACGCTGCACTTGAGCGCCGGTTCCAAAAGGTTGTCGTCGAGGAGCCAAGCGTGCAGGGCACCATCACCATCCTAAAAGGGCTGAAACAGCGGTACCAAGAGCACCATGGCTTGAAAATCCAGGACGATGCTCTCGTTGCTGCAGCACAGCTCGCCGCCCGTTATATTACTG GTCGCCAGTTTCCTGACAAGGCGATTGATTTGATTGACGAGGCATGCTCTACTGCAAAGGTGCATTTTGACAAGCAGAAAGTGGAGAATAATATGATTAGCTCCATATTTGCACCGAAGGAGTTAACAGTTGGCCCAGATCATATCGCACAG GTTGTCAGTCGATGCACTAGAATCCCTCTCACCACACTTGGTCAAGAGGAGAAGGAGAAGTTAGTCCACCTAGCAGAAAAATTGCATGAGCGAGTCGTCGGTCAGGATGAAGCGGTCAATTTGGTTGCGCAAGCGGTGCTACGTTCTAGGGTTGGTTTTGGTCGATCTAGCCGACCGATAGGTTCATTCCTCTTTTTGGGACCGCTTGGTGTTGGAAAAACAGAACTAGCAAAAGCTCTCGCCGAGAGGATATTTGACAATGAGAAGGCGTTGATCCGCTTTGATATGTCGGAATATGCTGAGAGTGGGTCTGTGTCGCGCCTCATTGGGGGACCTCGAAG CTATGAAGAAGGTGGACAACTTACCGAGAAAGTCAAGAGGTGCCCATACAGCATTGTCCTTTTCGACCAGGTGGATAAGGCAGATCCCTCAATATTCAAGGTTTTTAGCCAACTCCTTGATGATGGTATGCTGACTGATGGCAAAGGACACGTCGTAGATTTTAAAAACACTATCATCATTATGACCTCAACTCTAGGAGCAGAGCAGCTAACAACAAGAATGGGCATAGAAAACACAGTCAAAGCTGGACGAGGTCTTCTTATGGAGCAG GTTCAGAAACGCTTGAAGCCTGAACTTATTGACAGACTGAGTGAGGTTGTGATATTTGAGCCGCTTTCACACGACGAACTGAAGGAAATAGTGAAAATCCAGATGAAGgatgtcattgccacagtagctAACAAAGGTGTCTCTCTATTTATAACTGATGCCGCGCTGGACGTCATTTGGTCGGAATCATACCACCTGGTAAATGGCGCAAGGCCCATGAGGAGATGGGTGGAGAAGAATGTGACGACAGTTCTTTCAAACATGCTGGTCAATGGAGAAGCTTGTGAAGGCTCGAGGATCTCCATCGATGCTGCAGATGTTAACAGGGGGCTGAGGTACCATGTACTGAAGAAGCAGGCGAGCACAGACCCATAA